The following proteins are co-located in the Meriones unguiculatus strain TT.TT164.6M chromosome 13 unlocalized genomic scaffold, Bangor_MerUng_6.1 Chr13_unordered_Contig_2907, whole genome shotgun sequence genome:
- the Alox5ap gene encoding arachidonate 5-lipoxygenase-activating protein, with protein sequence MDQEAVGSVVLLVIVTLISVVQNAFFAHKVEHESRTHNGRSFQRTGTLAFERVYTANQNCVDAYPTFLVVLWTAGLLCSQVPAAFAGLMYLFVRQKYFVGYLGERTQSTPGYIFGKRIIAFLSLMSLAGVLNHFLVSFLGSDFQDYIRTVTTTVSPLLLIP encoded by the exons ATGGATCAGGAGGCCGTGGGCAGCGTGGTTCTCCTGGTCATCGTCACCCTCATCAGCGTGGTCCAGAACG CGTTCTTTGCCCACAAGGTGGAGCATGAGAGCAGGACCCACAATGGCAGaagcttccagaggaccgggacgCTGGCCTTCGAACGCGTCTACACAGCCAA tcAGAACTGCGTGGATGCGTACCCCACTTTCCTCGTGGTGCTCTGGACGGCAGGACTGCTCTGCAGCCAAG TCCCCGCCGCCTTCGCTGGACTCATGTACCTGTTCGTGAGACAGAAGTACTTTGTGGGCTACTTGGGTGAGAGGACGCAGAG caCCCCAGGCTACATTTTCGGGAAGCGGATCATCGCCTTCCTGTCCCTCATGTCCTTGGCCGGCGTCCTCAACCATTTCCTCGTCTCCTTCCTCGGGAGCGACTTCCAGGACTACATCCGAACCGTGACCACCACCGTGTCCCCGCTGCTGCTCATCCCCTGA